The proteins below are encoded in one region of Helianthus annuus cultivar XRQ/B chromosome 2, HanXRQr2.0-SUNRISE, whole genome shotgun sequence:
- the LOC110894120 gene encoding uncharacterized protein LOC110894120, translating into MVQYSFQSVIREANEAIVPEETFQPNSGPQFYLKLVVMFHYHQSYLHPRRHVLELFAPCYYEGGTQRNATAWVPAWVFMGEAGMPQDSVTQTFLRLIQCGSEMLRTFEAQEEERMVLPVEGFVVLTGRVIPGMRPTPTMRMEEVQEEGNVCSVCLEDMVEGSMVGRVSCSWHVFHEKCINEWLKDNRSCPNCRLLLG; encoded by the coding sequence ATGGTACAATACAGTTTCCAGTCCGTAATTCGGGAGGCCAATGAGGCAATTGTTCCGGAGGAGACTTTCCAACCCAACTCCGGCCCCCAGTTTTACTTGAAGTTGGTGGTGATGTTTCACTACCATCAGTCGTATTTGCATCCTAGAAGACATGTGTTGGAGTTGTTTGCTCCATGTTACTACGAGGGGGGCACACAACGGAACGCAACGGCATGGGTTCCAGCTTGGGTATTCATGGGAGAGGCAGGTATGCCTCAAGATTCTGTGACTCAGACGTTTTTGCGTCTGATACAGTGCGGATCTGAGATGTTGAGGACGTTTGAGGCGCAGGAAGAAGAACGAATGGTGCTCCCAGTTGAGGGATTTGTGGTTTTGACTGGCAGAGTGATACCGGGTATGAGACCGACTCCAACGATGAGGATGGAAGAGGTGCAGGAGGAAGGGAATGTATGCAGCGTCTGCTTGGAagacatggtggagggatccatGGTGGGTAGGGTTTCCTGCAGCTGGCATGTTTTTCATGAAAAATGTATTAACGAATGGTTAAAAGACAATCGGTCTTGTCCCAATTGCAGACTTCTTTTGGGTTGA